Proteins encoded in a region of the Apostichopus japonicus isolate 1M-3 chromosome 19, ASM3797524v1, whole genome shotgun sequence genome:
- the LOC139959637 gene encoding target of rapamycin complex subunit lst8-like produces the protein MSSGGNGDQVILATAGYDHTIRFWQAHTGICQRTVQHPDSQVNCMEITPDRRCLAAAGYQHIRMYDINSNDTTPTINFDGVSKNVTAVGFQEDGKWMYTGGDDCSARIWDLRSRTLHCQKIFQVNAPVNTVALHPNQGELFVGDQSGTVYVWDIRSTRNEQLVPEEGASIQSIAINSDASLLTAVNNKGTCYVWRLTPGKEDILSELHPKCKKEAHRKYALKCKFSPDCTLLATTSADQTVKIWKTADFSLLTTLEANQRWVWDCAFSSDSQYLVTASSDHMARLWSVEQGTVKREFNGHQKAVTALAFSDAVPRP, from the exons ATGTCTTCTGGAGGGAATGGTGACCAGGTTATTCTTGCTACTGCTGGTTACGACCACACGATCCGGTTTTGGCAGGCACATACGGGAATATGCCAAAGAACAGTACAACATCCCGACTCT CAAGTAAACTGCATGGAAATCACTCCCGACAGACGGTGCTTAGCAGCAGCAG GATACCAGCATATACGCATGTATGACATAAACTCAAATGACACTACGCCAACCATTAATTTTGATGGAGTCTCCAAAAACGTAACAGCTGTTGGCTTCCAAGAAGACGGCAAGTGGATGTACACCGGTGGAGATGACTGCAGTGCTAGAATATGGGACCTGAG gTCTCGTACACTTCATTGTCAAAAGATATTTCAAGTAAATGCTCCTGTGAATACCGTAGCACTGCATCCTAATCAG GGAGAGCTCTTTGTCGGTGATCAAAGCGGGACTGTTTATGTCTGGGATATAAGAAGCACCAGAAATGAACAATTG GTACCAGAAGAAGGGGCATCAATACAATCCATAGCCATCAACTCGGATGCCTCTTTGTTGACAGCTGTCAATAACAAGGGCACCTGCTATGTCTGGCGGCTAACACCCGGTAAAGAAGATATACTCAGCGAGCTTCATCCCAAATGTAAAAAGGAAGCACATCGGAAATACGCACTGAAGTGCAAATTCAGTCCCGATTGCAC TTTGCTGGCTACCACATCAGCAGACCAAACAGTGAAGATTTGGAAAACGGCTGATTTTTCGCTCCTGACGACTCTGGAGGCTAACCAAAGATGGGTTTGGGATTGTGCTTTCTCATCAGATTCTCAGTACTTGGTCACAG CTTCATCTGATCACATGGCTCGTCTGTGGAGTGTGGAACAGGGAACCGTCAAGAGGGAGTTCAATGGACATCAGAAAGCAGTGACAGCGTTGGCCTTCTCTGATGCCGTACCTCGTCCATGA